GAGTAAAGCCATGGATGCCCATGCTTTCAAGGTAACCCGCACCGACGCGGAATGGCGGGCCAAGCTGACGCCGGAGCAATATCAGGTGATGCGCCAGCACGGCACCGAGCGGCCGGGAAGCTGCGCGCTGCTGCACGAAACCCGACAGGGCACATTTGTCTGTGCGGGCTGCGATACGCCGCTGTTTGAAGCGACACTGAAATTCGAGAGCGGCACAGGCTGGCCCAGCTTTAATGATCCGCTGCCCGGCTCGGTTGAAACGTCCTCTGACACCAGCCACGGCATGACCCGCACGGAATGCCATTGCGCTACCTGTGGCAGTCATCTGGGGCATGTGTTCCCCGACGGTCCACCGCCAACCGGGCTGCGCTATTGCATCAATGGCGTGGCGCTGGAGTTTGAACCGGCTGAATGATTAAGGGCCCCGGGGTGATCCGGGGCTTTTTTGTTTGGGCATCCCCACCTAGCCTCCCCCTGATAGGGGGAAGGACCTAGCGGTGGGCGTGGCGTGAATTTGCCAAATAATCAATCTGTTCATCTCCCTTCAGGGGGAGATAGGTGGGGGCTTTACGTCCCGCGGGGTTTTGCCCTTGCGGTGGGGCGGGCCTTGGCGGGGTCGTCGGGCCAGGGGTGGCGGGGATATCGGCCCTTGAGCTCCCTGGCGACGTCGGCCCAGGAGCCGGTCCAGAAGCCCGGAAGATCGCGCGTGGTCTGGATCGGGCGATGGGCGGGCGAGAGCAGGATCAACAGCAAACGAATGCGGCCATTGGCGATGGTAGGGTGGCGGGTGAGACCGAACAGCTCCTGCACGCGGATTTCGATCGCCGGGCCACCTTCCACCGCGTAGTCGATGGGGACGCCATTGCCGGTGGGGGCGGTGAAATGGCTGGGCAGCAGTGCCTCGATATCCTGACGGCGCGCATAGGGCAGGAGCAGGTCGAGCGCGGTGCGCAGGTGTTCGCCGGTGACCTCTGAGAGCTTGGTCAGACCAAACAGCGCTGGCGTGAGCCAGTCGTCGACCGAAGAACCAAGGGCCTGGGCGGACAGATCGGGCCATTCGTCGCCCAATGTGGTGTGCAGGAAGGTGGCGCGGGCGCGCCAGGCGGCCTGATCGCGGCTCCAAGGCAGCAGATCAAGGCCACGACGGGCGGCGGCTTGTGCCAAAAGCCCCGCGGCCGCCTCGGGATCGTCCACCGGCGCGGGTTCGTCGGCCAGTTTGAGGGCATCGAGCTGGCGGGTGCGGCGGGCGCGGACGCTGGCCGATGAAGCGTCATAGGTCAGGCTGGTGGTGGCGGTGATGCGGTGGGCAAAGAGATCTTCAATCTCGTCGCGAGCGAGCGGTGCTGCGGCGCGGATGCGGCCGGTGGCGGCGGCTCCTGTGACGTCGGTGACCACCAGGAAGGGCTGGCCAGCAAGGGCGTCGGTTTGATCGAGGCTGGCCTGACGCCCATTGGCAAGACGGAAGCGTCCGCGGGCGCCAGCGGCCTGGGCAACGCGGTCGGGGAAGGCGCGGGCGAGGTGGTAGCCTGCGGAGAGATTGCCGCCCATGCCGCCGCCGGCCAGACGGGCCCAGCGCTGGGCAAGGGATCTTGCATCGGCGGCGCGCTTGCCGGTTTCGCGGCGGAAGCGGTCGAGGCGGTGGGTGAGATCGGTGCCATCACCCCCCAGACCGCGCTCGCTGGTCAAGACGGCGAGCTGGGCGGCGGTGAGCGCATCGTCTTCGGCGGCTGCGGCAATGACCATATGGGCGAGGCGTGGGTGCAGCGGCAGGGCCGCGAGCGCCTTGCCATCGGGTGTCAGGTGGCCCCCGGCATCAAGCGCGTCGAGGCGCTTCAGCAGGGCCGTCGCCTCGGTCCAGGCCGGGGCGGGCGGGGGATCAAGGAAAGGCAGGCTTGCCGGATCGCTGACGCCCCAATTGGCCAGGTCGAGCACCAGACTGGCCAGATCAGCCGCCAGGATTTCGGGGGTGTCGAAGGGTGCCAGAGCAGCGGTCTGGCCCTCGTTCCACAGGCGAATGCAGATGCCGGGGGCGGTGCGGCCGGCGCGACCACGGCGCTGATCGGCGCCGGCGCGGGAAACGCGGCGGGTGTCGAGGGTGGTCAGCCCTGTGCCGGGTTCATAGACGGGCACGCGGCGAAAACCGGAATCGATGACGATGCGCACGCCATCAATGGTCAGTGAGGTTTCGGCAATCGAGGTGGCCAGCACGATCTTGCGGCGACCGAGTTCGGCAGGGCGAATGGCGCGATCCTGCTCGGCGGGCGTGAGCTGGCCAAACAGCGGGGCAATATCGGTATTGGCGGGGACGCGGCCGGTCAGGCGTTCGGCGACGCGGGTGATTTCGCCCTGACCGGGCAGAAAGACTAGCGCCGACCCCTGATGGTCGCGCAGGGCAGTCAGGACAGCGTCGGTGACCTGATCCTCAAGGCGCTTGAGCGGGTCGGGTTCAGCATGGATCGTCTGTACCGGAAAGGTTCGGCCCAGGCTCTCGATGACCGGGGCATCACCAAGCAGGCTGGCGACGCGGGCACCATCAATGGTTGCAGACATGACCAGCACGCGCAGATCGGGGCGCAGGGCGGCGGCATCCAGCGTCAGGGCCAGACCCAGATCGCCATCGAGGCTGCGCTCGTGGAATTCATCGAAGATGACGGCAGCGATGCCGGTCAGTTCGGGATCGTCGAGCAGCATGCGGGTAAAGACACCTTCGGTGACGATTTCGACCCGGGTTTTTGCCGAAACGCGGGTGTCCATGCGCACGCGATAGCCAATGGTCTGGCCGATGTCTTCGCCGAGCAGGCGTGCCATCTGTCCGGCAGCGGCGCGGGCGGCCAGGCGGCGAGGCTCAAGCATGATGATGCGGCGATCGCCGCGCCAGGGGGCGTCGAGCAGCGCGATGGGGACGCGGGTGGTTTTGCCAGCGCCGGGCGGGGCAACCAGAACCGCATAGGGCCCGGCAGCCAGTGCGGCGTTCAGGCCGGGCAGGGCATCATCAATTGGCAGTGACGGCATGGCGCTGGGCATTGCCGGTTCATGGCGGATCAGCGAGATTAGGGCAAGGGTATCAATGGGGAGAGTACACGGATGGATCTATCGCGGATCGGCAATGAGCAGGTAAGCGTGGTGGTCTCGCCACTGGGCGCCGAGATGCAGTCGATCGAGACCAGCGATGGCCAATCCTGGTTGTGGGATGGCGATGCGGCATTCTGGGGCGGTCGATCACCAGTGCTGTTTCCCATGGTCGGCAAGGCTCCCGATGATCACATCAGTGTGGACGGCCAGCGCTATCCCATGGGGCAGCACGGCTTTGCGCGGCGCAGCGACTTCACACTGGTGGCGAGCGACGCGGTGTCGTGCCGGCATGAGTTGAAAGCGAGCCAGTCGAGCCGGACGGTCTATCCGTTTGATTTCGTATTGAACTTGGAGCATCGGGTCGAGGGACGCGCCGTGGTGGTGACGGCCCAGGTGCACAATAGTGGTGACCGGCCCATGCCTTACGGGATCGGTTTCCACCCCGCCTTTGTGTGGCCGCTGCCCGGTTGCGACGGGCAGGTCCATAGCGTGGTGCTGGACAATGGCGCCGAACCCAAAATGGTGCGGTTGAGCGGTGGGCTGGTGAAACCGGCGGCGCTGCCCTCGCCCTTTGCGCAGGGCCATCTGCGGCTTGAAAGCGCGCTGTTCGACAGCGATGCGATGGTGTTTCCCGCGGGAGCTGGCGCGGGGCTGTGCTATGGCGCAGGGGACAAGGCGATCCACTTCACATGGGAAAACCTGCCCAATTTCGCACTGTGGTCCAAGCCGGGCGCGTCATTTGTGTGTCTTGAGCCCTGGCATGGCACGGCGGCCGAAGTGGGCGGTTCGGACGCGCTGGATGAGCGGCCCTATGTCGAGGTGCTGGGGCCGGGAGCGACGGGGCGGT
The DNA window shown above is from Devosia litorisediminis and carries:
- the msrB gene encoding peptide-methionine (R)-S-oxide reductase MsrB; protein product: MDAHAFKVTRTDAEWRAKLTPEQYQVMRQHGTERPGSCALLHETRQGTFVCAGCDTPLFEATLKFESGTGWPSFNDPLPGSVETSSDTSHGMTRTECHCATCGSHLGHVFPDGPPPTGLRYCINGVALEFEPAE
- the hrpB gene encoding ATP-dependent helicase HrpB: MPSAMPSLPIDDALPGLNAALAAGPYAVLVAPPGAGKTTRVPIALLDAPWRGDRRIIMLEPRRLAARAAAGQMARLLGEDIGQTIGYRVRMDTRVSAKTRVEIVTEGVFTRMLLDDPELTGIAAVIFDEFHERSLDGDLGLALTLDAAALRPDLRVLVMSATIDGARVASLLGDAPVIESLGRTFPVQTIHAEPDPLKRLEDQVTDAVLTALRDHQGSALVFLPGQGEITRVAERLTGRVPANTDIAPLFGQLTPAEQDRAIRPAELGRRKIVLATSIAETSLTIDGVRIVIDSGFRRVPVYEPGTGLTTLDTRRVSRAGADQRRGRAGRTAPGICIRLWNEGQTAALAPFDTPEILAADLASLVLDLANWGVSDPASLPFLDPPPAPAWTEATALLKRLDALDAGGHLTPDGKALAALPLHPRLAHMVIAAAAEDDALTAAQLAVLTSERGLGGDGTDLTHRLDRFRRETGKRAADARSLAQRWARLAGGGMGGNLSAGYHLARAFPDRVAQAAGARGRFRLANGRQASLDQTDALAGQPFLVVTDVTGAAATGRIRAAAPLARDEIEDLFAHRITATTSLTYDASSASVRARRTRQLDALKLADEPAPVDDPEAAAGLLAQAAARRGLDLLPWSRDQAAWRARATFLHTTLGDEWPDLSAQALGSSVDDWLTPALFGLTKLSEVTGEHLRTALDLLLPYARRQDIEALLPSHFTAPTGNGVPIDYAVEGGPAIEIRVQELFGLTRHPTIANGRIRLLLILLSPAHRPIQTTRDLPGFWTGSWADVARELKGRYPRHPWPDDPAKARPTARAKPRGT
- a CDS encoding aldose 1-epimerase family protein, whose product is MDLSRIGNEQVSVVVSPLGAEMQSIETSDGQSWLWDGDAAFWGGRSPVLFPMVGKAPDDHISVDGQRYPMGQHGFARRSDFTLVASDAVSCRHELKASQSSRTVYPFDFVLNLEHRVEGRAVVVTAQVHNSGDRPMPYGIGFHPAFVWPLPGCDGQVHSVVLDNGAEPKMVRLSGGLVKPAALPSPFAQGHLRLESALFDSDAMVFPAGAGAGLCYGAGDKAIHFTWENLPNFALWSKPGASFVCLEPWHGTAAEVGGSDALDERPYVEVLGPGATGRYGFRAEMIG